The genomic window GAGAATATACATTTTTGTAAAAGGAAGCTGAGGATATAGCCTATATGTTATAGAGTCATAGTTTTCATAATTTATCGGTTAGGTTCTGTTTCTCCATCAAATTGTTATTCACTTCGATAAAAAATAAGTCTACAGTTGAAAGAAAATTCATGTTAACTTATCATAATATGCGCACTATATAGAGAATACTTTACGTGGAAACATAACGGTCATAAAACATTACACATCACATAAGGTGATAGAAGAAGAGCTTACAAAGTAAAGAGCAGAAAAGAATGCCACAGTTATGAGGATCAACGGTCCAAATGCCAAGAAGAATGTTCCTCCAAGTGTCAATAGAAGTTTAGCTCGAGGTACCAAGCCCTGAAATGGATAAATATGTAAGTAATTTCTGATGACTATcactaaaaaaaagttcaaatagATGTTAGTATTACATCTCAATTACATAAATTACACTATCATTTATGATTCGGGGACACTTTATTTTGTTAGTTTCTATCAGACAAAAGACTCTTCATAAAATTTGCAGTGCTGCAATTGCTACCATCTCATTCTTTAGTATATGCTCATTGTTTtctcaaaataattaatgtctATTTGTCACTTCTCCCCAATTTAGTTCCAAACAATTACTTCAATCGTTCATAAGCAGCATGGATGCTGTATTTCTGTGATGGTGATTGAGAATGGAAAACTTCAAAATTTCAACCAGCATACTACTCTCTCAAGTCACGAAGAAGAATTATTTACTACATGACAGATAAGGTAAAACACTTCAAGTCATTCTCTAAGCAAAGCTATCTAGAAGAGGCAAGAAATAATATTCATTAGAATTTAACTTATGAAATCATATTTATCTCTAGGGATGGATATCTTATGTTAACTCTGTATTGGAAAACTGATGACATACAAACTTTATTTTGAAAGTTATTTAAATCTCTAACTTGTTCTTTACGGAAACCATCGGAACCTTAAAGTTCCAAACATCAGAACATGATGTTAAGTATCAAAGTTTTCCTactaatatttgaatttaacaGTCAGATCAAGTTTTGTGGTTTCAATTGCAAAAACTATAATTGAAGGAAAGTCAACAATGAATCAACCTCAAGACCTTCACTGTTGAGCGCCATAGACCGTTCCCTCTGATTCTCTAAACCCCTCTCTACATTGGTTGACACCGCTTTTCTGTTCGGAGAACCTCTATCTTCTTCATTCACAAAAGCCTCTTCATCAACTCCATAATTGGTTTGCTTGTAATCCTCAAGCAATGATGTAGGGGTCATACCCCTCCTCTTCAACTCCTTCAAAAATAATGACTCTGGAGGCTCTTCTCCTGAAAATCAATACAAATAGTAGTAGTGGTGTGAAGCCACCAAAAGGCAAAGTTAGTCATTTGATGTTTTATTTAATCACTATGTAAGCTTGCTGAAATCACTGCGCCATTGATTTTGTTGAAACTCCAAAGTGTAACTTTTATCAGCCGTGATTATGTCAAAGTCACTGTCAATCTAAACATGCATTTAGAATCTAACCTATTTCTCGAACATATATAATTATCTTTTTTGGTTTTAACCCTCCGGTTCCCAGGTGAAGGGCCCGATGATGCAGTGTTTGACTgcaagataagtaaagtctaacCAAGAATTGTTCCTACCAGGAATCAAACTCGGGTTCTTCCAAACGGTTCGTCCCAGAGatagctcattaaccacttgagcacAATTACTTGGTTAGTATCTACTTATCTTGCCAAAACATAATAACACGCTTTTCTTGAAAATCAAGACATGAAGGGCCTAAGTGTTGGCTGTTGAGATATACCATCCAAATATTATGTGAACTCATCAAGCTCCATCTCATGAGTATTTATTATATTCAAGTACCAATAAAGGCCaacacataaaataaattaaaaaatatctattaaaaaaaacattttaacaaTTGTTTGCTATATATATAATCCATCCATCATGATACAAAAAGAgcaagaattttttaaaatattcttaaTTGTTTCAAATTAACAATAATCATAGTAAACTAAAATCATtactattataaacaaaaaaaaatagtaaactAAAATCAttactattataagcaaaaaaagaAACTTGCCATTATTTTTGTTCTGTTGAGTATCTTGAGATTTACAGCAGACCCTAAAAGAGTTGAAATTTTGTAACTTTACAATCCTTTTGTGAAAAAAGCAGTGTTGAGAGTGATTACTCCATGTAGAATTTCTTGGAAAATTGGATTGAGAAAGTGAAAGTTGAGAGAGAGTGGGTCTCAAAGACGCCAtaagagagaagaagaaaatggtTTGGTAGCAGAGAAAGTTTCAAAACACTTGTTTTACTTTCTTCTAGAGGAACAAGCAAGTGGAGAGTAGAGAATTCAGAAGCTGAAGAGGCGTAGTTTAGTAAGAAACAAGTAACAGTGACTAACGTGCGCCTGTGTCGGTCTAGTTTGTGGCTATAAAAGAACCAAAGAAGAGTAGAAGACGTGACAACATGTACAATACAAATTTATAGTAatcatgattttttgttttattttattcttttttgttttattttttcttataatttccAATTATTCTGTTCTTTCTACAAAAATCCGGGGGGGAAATTGTGacgttttattatttttcttattctttttgttGTGCTTAACACTATTAAGAAATTTACAAATGGAGGTAATTAGTAGTATgccttaaaaaattaattttttgaatttttgagtAATGATAGAATGCGCAATTTTTACTAtcagaaattatatttttaagcccttaccaaaaaaaaaagtttcaagcattttttttaaagagttgCAAGATTAATGATTTAAATATGAATTGAACAACgttaaaatttatgaaaattatttgtcACTCATTTGAATTACATAAAATTCGAGGGAATGATCTTTATAGTTCCACAGAGATGTTTAGTTTACGGTATGGATTCAAACTTGTATTGTCATctaaacttttacttataagTATTTTTTAATAACAGTGAAATTAATCTATTACGAGGGATCAAATTGAATGCCATTTTTTATGTCTCTATTGCTTTGTCTCTATTCAAACAtgaatttaaaatcaaatactgCTCAGTTTGTCTTTGATAAATATCCTCAAAAGACAATTTCAATTGATGTAACTTTTCACCACCCACCTTGGAGTTATAGGCTTAATTTACATAGGGATTAATTATCATCACCTAACCCTTTTGTTCTTGATCAAACTTAGGCCTAATTGTCCTTATCTTGAGTATAGTAACATATGTAACAAGAAAGGAAGAGATATACATAGCCATATATATCAAAAACCATGTGGAAAGTGGGAACAAACCCTTTTCTACTTCATTCATCATCAAAGTTGACACATATCAGTCATAACTACCACATATTAGTGGACTGTAAAATCAGCATTTCTTGACTTCAAAACCATACTTGTAACAAAAATGTTTTCATGTACACCTAATTTTTCTTATACGTGCGGCTTGATTAATCACATGTAAAATTGTGATTGAATCGGTTGAATTTGAATAGATGGTTAATTTAAATCACGTTCAAAACTGTGAAATTGTGGTTGATTGTGTAGTTAGATCAACTACGATTTTGACTGTGAATTAAATTTTGATACAAGATactaaaagaaataaagatAAACATATACAACGTTGTGTCTGtattttgatgttcaaataacataATTGTATTGTCATATAAGGACAACAAACTAGGAATACAATAACAACAATATCCTACCTCCAAGCCAAGAAAATACAAAGAGACACAtgtcttttcaatattttttgcaGCCATGCATTCTAGATAATGGTCTTAACCTGAATTGATTGGAGAGCCATTGGAGTTGAACGTGTTGGAGCAACATCTGAGACCACTAGAACAACATCTCCTTTGTTGATCAACCCTTTGGATTTCATAAGCTGAACTGATTTTGAGATGTTGGATTCAGCATCATCTGATAAATCAACAAGAAGTGGTACAACACCCCATTGCAAATTTAGAGCCATTCGAGTACTCTCGTCATCGGTGAAAGCAAAGATGGGAGGATCTGGTCGGTTGCGTGATAGTAATGATGCCATGTATCCATGCTTTGTGTACACAAAGATTGCATCCACACCAAGTTTATTGGCTGCAGACAGACAGAC from Trifolium pratense cultivar HEN17-A07 linkage group LG1, ARS_RC_1.1, whole genome shotgun sequence includes these protein-coding regions:
- the LOC123882116 gene encoding uncharacterized protein LOC123882116; amino-acid sequence: MASLRPTLSQLSLSQSNFPRNSTWSNHSQHCFFHKRIVKLQNFNSFRVCCKSQDTQQNKNNGEEPPESLFLKELKRRGMTPTSLLEDYKQTNYGVDEEAFVNEEDRGSPNRKAVSTNVERGLENQRERSMALNSEGLEGLVPRAKLLLTLGGTFFLAFGPLILITVAFFSALYFYFGPSFVHDGSKMSLSPPQYVDPYALLEDERISQIAPRLN